The genomic region AGCATCTGCTCCCGGCTCTTCGCTTCGCCGCGATAGCCGAGGCGGAACAGCTCGCTGAAATATAGCTCGTCATAGTCGAGGCCGCGCCCGCGGAAGGGATCGATCGCCGGAACAGTGATCGGAAGGTCGTAGCTGTTGAAGGCGAGCGTGCGGGGCGAGGCGAACTTGGGCGATTGCTGAACCAACTTACCGTTGTGAAGCCTGAACAGGATCACACGCGGGTCGTCGGTCGACAGGAAGCGGCCGCCCTGCGCGGTTGCGGCGACGCTTCCGCCGTGGCCGTCGTCGGCAGCGACGAAGATGCCCTGCAGCCGAGTCCCGTGCTCCTCGCTCCTGTCGATGCGAAGCGTAAGGCGCTTGCCGATGTGGTTGAATTCGCCGACCTTTATCGACGCTCCGAGAGCGCCCGAGCGGAGGTCGAAGCGGAGGCCTTCATATTTGTAATGAGCGTAGGGATTGAGGTAGCCGACGATCACAGCGTTCAGCACCATCAGGACCGCCGCGTACATGTAAGGCACGCGAAGGAGGCGGCCGAACCCGACGCCAATGCCGCGCAATGCGTCGAGCTCCGACGACAGCGCCAGCTTCCGGAACGCCAACAGGATCCCCATCAGGAGCCCGATCGGGATTCCCAGCGAGAAATATTCGGGGAGTAGGTTGGCGAGCATCCGCCACACCACGCTGACGGGGCCGCCCGTGTTGACGACGAAGTCGAACAGCCGGAGCATCTTGTCGAGCACCAGAAGCATCGCCGCCAGGATGAGGGTCCCGAACAGCGGCACCGCGATCGAGCGGGCGAGATATCGGTCGATGAGCGTCAGGCGGCTCAATATTTGGTCGTCCCTACACCATCATTTGGCCGCAAAGCGGGTGGAAACGGGCAAGTGGGCCAAAGCCTTTCCCGAACGGCTCGGTCTTGTCGAGGTCTAGCGGTTCAAAGCCATGTCGAAAACACAGCTGAAGGAAAATGAGGCGATGCCGGTCGCGACGCCTTCGGCTGCGGCCGAGTGCCGCCGGCTGGCATCGAGGCCGCGCGTTGCCCTCCTTTCGAACCCCAGGTCCACCGGAAACATCGCCAAGCTGTCCCGGATCCGGAGCTATTGCGCCGAGCACCCCGACATCTTCCACTACGAAGTCGAGCATGTGGACCAGATTGGCGACGCACTGACGTCGATTGCGAGGGTGCGGCCCAAGATGCTGGTCATCAACGGCGGTGACGGCACCGTCCAGGCGGCGCTGACGGCGATCCACAACGGCAATCATTTCGAAGGCTCGCCGCCTCCGGTCGCGGTCATCCCGAGCGGCAAGACCAACCTGATCGCCCTCGACCTCGGAGTGCACGGCGACCCCATCGTGGCGCTCGAGCGGCTGGTCGAGCTCGCCCAGGGCGACCTTGGCAAGCATCTCGTGGCAAAGGAACTGATCGCGCTTCGCGAGGATGGATCGGAGCGGCCGGTGATCGGCATGTTCCTCGGCGGCGCCGGCCTTGCCGACACCATGCTTTACTGCAGGAACAAGATCTATCCGCTCGGCCTTCCCAACGCTGTAAGCCACGGGCTGACGGCGATCGCGGTCCTGTTCCGGCTGCTGTCCGGCATAAAGGCGAGCTTCCTCCCGCCAAAGGCAAGCATGCTTCAGGTCTCGACCGGCTCGACCCATTCGATCACCGGCCGCTTCACCCTGCTCATCGTCACGACGCTCGAGAAGCTCCTCCTGTCCGGCGAGATGGGTGGCGAGGGGCGCGGGCCGCTGAAGCTGGTTGCGATCGAGGAGCGGCCGTCGTCGGTGCTCCGTGCGCTGATCGCCGGGATGACCGGCGGCTACAAGGGCCGCAAGATGCGCGGAATCCACTTCGAGGAAGCGGACGAGATCACCATCGAAGGCGACAGCTCCAACGTCATCCTCGACGGCGAGACGTTCCGCGCCAATCGCGGAAGCCCGATCAGCCTAAGGTCGGCCCGGCCGCTGTCCTTCGTCCGCCTCGCGGCCTAGGCCTTCCCACATGCGCGAGCTTAGGGACCTCGTCGCCGAGGAGCTGGATTCGCCCGTCGATAAACGGGTGGCCGAGTTCGCCGAAGCCATCGCCAAGGCGCACGGCAAGGCGGCGCGGGCGGTGCTCTTCTACGGCTCCTGCCTTCGCCAGAAGCAGCTCGAAGGGCTGATGCTCGATTTCTACCTGATCGTTTCGGACTATCGCGAGGCGTA from Sphingomonas anseongensis harbors:
- a CDS encoding LptF/LptG family permease; its protein translation is MSRLTLIDRYLARSIAVPLFGTLILAAMLLVLDKMLRLFDFVVNTGGPVSVVWRMLANLLPEYFSLGIPIGLLMGILLAFRKLALSSELDALRGIGVGFGRLLRVPYMYAAVLMVLNAVIVGYLNPYAHYKYEGLRFDLRSGALGASIKVGEFNHIGKRLTLRIDRSEEHGTRLQGIFVAADDGHGGSVAATAQGGRFLSTDDPRVILFRLHNGKLVQQSPKFASPRTLAFNSYDLPITVPAIDPFRGRGLDYDELYFSELFRLGYRGEAKSREQMLGAQSNFHFRVVEILMMAMLPMLAVALAVPPKRSTSALGIFVGIVLVVAYHKVNQYGRFAGAQGRLDPILAMWVPFTMLVALIGWMYHVIAHKPGGQPIGALEWAAAKLVRRIRSLMPRARPA
- a CDS encoding diacylglycerol/lipid kinase family protein encodes the protein MPVATPSAAAECRRLASRPRVALLSNPRSTGNIAKLSRIRSYCAEHPDIFHYEVEHVDQIGDALTSIARVRPKMLVINGGDGTVQAALTAIHNGNHFEGSPPPVAVIPSGKTNLIALDLGVHGDPIVALERLVELAQGDLGKHLVAKELIALREDGSERPVIGMFLGGAGLADTMLYCRNKIYPLGLPNAVSHGLTAIAVLFRLLSGIKASFLPPKASMLQVSTGSTHSITGRFTLLIVTTLEKLLLSGEMGGEGRGPLKLVAIEERPSSVLRALIAGMTGGYKGRKMRGIHFEEADEITIEGDSSNVILDGETFRANRGSPISLRSARPLSFVRLAA